A genomic stretch from Helianthus annuus cultivar XRQ/B chromosome 1, HanXRQr2.0-SUNRISE, whole genome shotgun sequence includes:
- the LOC110869880 gene encoding VIN3-like protein 1, producing MGSQECVLIGMYHHEEDEICEHCSALGGKDDEVASNETPRDEAENSAQHGPNVEVAAVNSQARMSRKRPASTEAHDSDSTFVRITPFLAHREGPGNLDPNYEYCVVFRKLEREGHITKEFRRKLFTWFCLSSTEHERRTVNTFIRILADDPESLGEQLVDSFGDIVNNKRPRT from the exons ATG GGAAGTCAAGAATGCGTGTTAATAGGAATGTATCACCATGAAGAAGATGAAATCTGCGAACATTGTAGTGCCCTGGGTGGTAAAG ATGACGAAGTTGCTTCAAATGAAACCCCTAGGGATGAAGCAGAAAATTCGGCCCAACATGGGCCCAATGTGGAAGTGGCAGCTGTTAACTCCCAGGCTAGGATGTCAAGAAAGAGGCCAGCTAGTACGGAGGCCCATGATTCTGATAGTACATTTGTACGTATTACACCCTTTTTGGCACACAGGGAAGGACCTGGTAACTTGGATCCGAACTATGAATACTGTGTGGTGTTCCGGAAGCTTGAGCGTGAAGGGCACATCACGAAAGAATTTAGACGGAAACTGTTCACGTGGTTTTGTCTGAGTTCAACCGAGCATGAACGTAGAACGGTTAACACTTTCATCCGGATACTCGCTGATGACCCTGAAAGCTTAGGTGAACAATTGGTTGACTCATTTGGTGATATTGTGAACAACAAAAGACCCAGAACTTAA
- the LOC110869887 gene encoding VIN3-like protein 1, producing the protein MGSQECVLIGMYHHEEDEICEHCSALGGKDDEVASNETPRDEAENSAQHGPNVEVAAVNSQARMSRKRPASTEAHDSDSTFVRITPFLAHREGPGNLDPNYEYCVVFRKLEREGHITKEFRRKLFTWFCLSSTEHERRTVNTFIRILADDPESLGEQLVDSFGDIVNNKRPRT; encoded by the exons GGAAGTCAAGAATGCGTGTTAATAGGAATGTATCACCATGAAGAAGATGAAATCTGCGAACATTGTAGTGCCCTGGGTGGTAAAG ATGACGAAGTTGCTTCAAATGAAACCCCTAGGGATGAAGCAGAAAATTCGGCCCAACATGGGCCCAATGTGGAAGTGGCAGCTGTTAACTCCCAGGCTAGGATGTCAAGAAAGAGGCCAGCTAGTACGGAGGCCCATGATTCTGATAGTACATTTGTACGTATTACACCCTTTTTGGCACACAGGGAAGGACCTGGTAACTTGGATCCGAACTATGAATACTGTGTGGTGTTCCGGAAGCTTGAGCGTGAAGGGCACATCACGAAAGAATTTAGACGGAAACTGTTCACGTGGTTTTGTCTGAGTTCAACCGAGCATGAACGTAGAACGGTTAACACTTTCATCCGGATACTCGCTGATGACCCTGAAAGCTTAGGTGAACAATTGGTTGACTCATTTGGTGATATTGTGAACAACAAAAGACCCAGAACTTAA